A region of the Microcystis aeruginosa FD4 genome:
GCCAGACAGGAGCCAGAAAAAGATATTTATCAGAAAAGTCATGAGCAAGCTAGAGGTTTAAAGACTGAGCGGGTTCCAATTATTTTTATTAATAAATATTTTACACAATTCATACCAGGTAAGCAAGAGAGCTACGCCACTACTACCGAATCATTACCACAAATATGACCAATAGTGTATTTACTGATGCTAATGGAGCATTAACTGGCAATCAGGCTTTAGGGGTAAATAGTGCAGCTTTAGTCAATGTCACAACTGCCAGTATTGCGGGAACTTATTTAGTCATTAATGATAGTGTGGCTGGTTTCCAATCTAGCAATGACCTATTAGTGAATATCACAGGATACAGTGGTACATTACCAGCTTTCGGTAGTATTCCTGTTAGTAGCTTCTTTATCTAAGGGCGATCGCATCGCCTTGTCAGCTGCCCGCGAATTTAAATTGCTGGTTGAGATTCAGCTAATCTAAGGATAGGCGGTTAAAATGCGTCTTAGCTTAGGCATTGAACCCCCTCAATTGCCACTCCCTGCACTTTCCACTCCGCTACGCTAAGAGTGGGGTGGGGAGTGGGTTCGTTCAATTGAGGATAAAAAAGAGGTAACTAGCGCAATTCAGCGTTAAACTCGTTAAAAGAGCGTCTTTTTAACTCTACCGATTCTGATCGAGGCAAAAGCTCAAAAACCTTTCTTAAGACATCATCCACATCTTCATATTTAACATTGCCCAAACCATCATAAACCACTTTACCTTGTTGGTCTAAAACCACCGTTTGGGGAACCCCACCGCGATAATAGTAACCCGGTTCATCGGGACGATAGGAAGACTTTAAGGGGATAGAATCGACAGTAACGGGGATAATACTGGCGGCGCGACCGTAAAACTCTTGAAAACGGGAGACAATCGCCGCAAATTGCTTACAATCACTACTATCATCCAGATAATAGACAATAATAGCTGGAATTTTCCGTTGAAAAGTTTCCGCTAAATTTAGACGCGGTGGTACGAGGGAACCATTACCCGCATAGACCACAAAAATATTACCATCGAGGCGATCGTCATCGATCCCCGCATAGGCGCTAGAGGTTAGCCAAGGAGACAAACTCGTCAGGGCCATAATAAGAAAGACAAGACAGATCCGAAGACGCAGCCGATAACGAGATTTCATGATCAACAGGGTTAAAATATTAAGACAATTTTCAGTTTAAAAAATCTT
Encoded here:
- a CDS encoding thylakoid membrane photosystem I accumulation factor, whose translation is MKSRYRLRLRICLVFLIMALTSLSPWLTSSAYAGIDDDRLDGNIFVVYAGNGSLVPPRLNLAETFQRKIPAIIVYYLDDSSDCKQFAAIVSRFQEFYGRAASIIPVTVDSIPLKSSYRPDEPGYYYRGGVPQTVVLDQQGKVVYDGLGNVKYEDVDDVLRKVFELLPRSESVELKRRSFNEFNAELR